The following proteins are co-located in the Castanea sativa cultivar Marrone di Chiusa Pesio chromosome 8, ASM4071231v1 genome:
- the LOC142607049 gene encoding (S)-8-oxocitronellyl enol synthase CYC2 — MAVQESNRNEAATNHVAVIFGVTGLVGRELARRLILKSKWKVYGIARNPESIPIRNPNFHFISCDLLNPLETQKKLIFLQDVTHIFWITWASQFPLDSQGCCEKNKDMMSNALNAILPTAKALKHVSLQTGMKHYISLEGPFDHKVRYYNEECPRISSTSHNFYYDLEDLLKERLAGKVAWSVLRPGLLMGSSTRTLYNFMGGLCVYGAICKHLHLPFVFGGTRECWEETCIDGSDARLVAEQHIWAATNDATSSIDGQAFNAINGPSFTWKEIWPALCVKIGVEVPENMFVEDLWFEIGMADKKTVWKEIVIKEGLVQTEVEDLANWAFLDMLFRCPFKLLGTRDKADRLGFTVKYKTLNSILFWIDLMRGEKLIP, encoded by the coding sequence ATGGCAGTTCAAGAATCTAATAGAAATGAAGCTGCCACTAATCATGTGGCAGTCATATTTGGGGTTACAGGGTTAGTTGGAAGGGAGCTTGCAAGAAGGCTAATCTTGAAGTCCAAATGGAAGGTTTATGGTATAGCTCGAAACCCTGAGAGCATACCAATAAGAAATCCTAACTTCCATTTCATTTCATGTGATTTGTTAAACCCtttagaaacccaaaaaaaacttattttcttaCAAGATGTGACCCATATCTTCTGGATCACTTGGGCAAGCCAGTTTCCCTTGGATAGCCAAGGGTGTTGCGAGAAGAATAAGGACATGATGTCCAATGCTTTGAATGCCATTCTTCCCACAGCAAAGGCATTAAAGCATGTGTCACTGCAGACGGGTATGAAGCACTATATCTCATTAGAAGGCCCTTTTGACCACAAAGTTCGTTACTACAATGAAGAATGTCCGAGGATAAGTAGTACAAGTCATAATTTTTACTATGACCTAGAGGACTTGCTCAAGGAGAGGCTAGCTGGTAAGGTAGCTTGGTCTGTGCTCCGGCCTGGTTTGTTAATGGGTAGTTCTACTAGGACTCTGTATAATTTCATGGGTGGCTTATGTGTTTATGGAGCAATTTGTAAACATCTACATCTCCCTTTTGTCTTTGGAGGGACAAGGGAGTGTTGGGAAGAGACCTGCATTGATGGCTCAGATGCTCGATTAGTAGCTGAACAGCACATTTGGGCAGCCACCAATGATGCAACATCATCCATTGATGGCCAAGCTTTTAACGCAATCAATGGCCCCAGTTTTACTTGGAAGGAGATCTGGCCAGCTCTGTGTGTAAAGATTGGTGTAGAAGTACCAGAAAACATGTTTGTGGAAGATCTTTGGTTTGAAATAGGCATGGCTGACAAGAAAACAGTTTGGAAGGAGATTGTAATAAAAGAAGGGCTGGTTCAAACGGAGGTGGAAGATTTGGCTAATTGGGCCTTCTTGGACATGTTGTTTCGATGCCCATTTAAATTATTGGGGACACGAGACAAAGCCGATCGGCTTGGATTTACAGTAAAGTATAAGACATTGAATTCAATCTTGTTTTGGATTGATTTAATGAGAGGCGAGAAACTCATTCCTTAG